The Alphaproteobacteria bacterium DNA window CCTGCGAGACGATCACCATGCGCCGCTGGCCGTAGAGGTCACGGGCGCGCAGCACCGAGTCCAGCGTGCGCACGCCGGCGGTGTCGCGATAGATCGCTTCGGCCGGCACGCCGCGCTTGACCAGGCCGCGCTTCATCGCCGTGGTCTCGTCGTAGTGAGGGTCGGAAACGCTGTCGCCGCTGGCCAGCAGGTACTTTACCTTGCCGGCGCGGAAGAGATCGGCGGCGGCATCAAGGCGGTACTCGAAGAAGCGGTTGGGCTTGCCGTCAGCGAGAAAGGGCGCCGCGCCCAGCACCAGCGCGACGTCGGCGGTCTGTGCGGTTTCGGCGCGGTCGGCGGCGAAGGGCTCGGCCTCGCTGTCGAGCCACCACCACGCCGCGACCATAGCGCCGACAACCAGCACGACGAGTGAAACCAGGGCAGTGATCAGCACGCGGCCGCCCCCCGATGATTCGCGATGATGGTGCCGGCGCTTGCGGCGTGCCATTCCCACTCCCTGCTCAGTTCGACCAGCCAACAAGCGGCTTGGCGTGGCAAGACGACGGCGACATGATCCGGCCAACGACAACCGGAGGGTTGCCACATGGGTCGCACGGCCGGACTGGCACTCGTGCTGGCGCTGCTAGCGCCTTGGACCACCTCGGCGCAAGAGCGCTTTCCCGATCGCGCCGTGACGATGGTCGTGGGCTTCCCGCCCGGCGGCGTGGCCGATGTCTCGGCGCGGCCGGTGGCGGCGGCGCTGGAGAAGATCTGGGGCCAGCCCGTCGTGGTGCAGAACAAGGGCGGTGCCGGCGGCGCGATCGGTACCGCGTCGGTCGCCCAGGCCAAGCCCGATGGCTACACGCTTCTGATGGCCCTGGCCAGCGTCTCGACCCTGCCGGTGGCCGACGAGCTGTTCAATCGGCC harbors:
- a CDS encoding YdcF family protein produces the protein MARRKRRHHHRESSGGGRVLITALVSLVVLVVGAMVAAWWWLDSEAEPFAADRAETAQTADVALVLGAAPFLADGKPNRFFEYRLDAAADLFRAGKVKYLLASGDSVSDPHYDETTAMKRGLVKRGVPAEAIYRDTAGVRTLDSVLRARDLYGQRRMVIVSQDFHVRRAVWLAREHGIEAFGLDAQGVSPFDALDSWARQFPSALKAVLDIWTGSVARYRGKPVRIGVDPAD